Proteins from one Archocentrus centrarchus isolate MPI-CPG fArcCen1 chromosome 8, fArcCen1, whole genome shotgun sequence genomic window:
- the pirt gene encoding LOW QUALITY PROTEIN: phosphoinositide-interacting protein (The sequence of the model RefSeq protein was modified relative to this genomic sequence to represent the inferred CDS: inserted 1 base in 1 codon; deleted 1 base in 1 codon) — translation MYHQDRPPAMVDDVSQEVMPGSPENIPLGECHALPVQGPAHTPSRTASTVFSLSRSESVWTTENSPKKSEVFWFPIHLMSTGGSFLACGIIISGLYFAGHCRKVTNILGPALLSIGLMVFVVGVVLIPIXKENRKRSKMKKPVSYYRPPAFNL, via the exons ATGTATCATCAGGACAGACCGCCTGCAATGGTAGATGATG TCAGCCAAGAGGTCATGCCAGGGAGCCCTGAGAACATCCCCCTGGGAGAGTGCCACGCTCTCCCAGTCCAGGGACCAGCTCACACCCCGAGCCGCACTGCGAGCACCGTGTTCAGCCTATCCCGCAGTGAGTCTGTCTGGACTACAGAG AACTCCCCCAAGAAGTCTGAAGTCTTTTGGTTCCCCATCCACCTCATGTCCACCGGGGGCAGCTTCCTGGCATGTGGCATCATCATCAGTGGCCTGTACTTTGCCGGCCACTGCCGGAAAGTCACCAACATCCTGGGACCGGCCCTGCTGTCCATTGGATTGATGGTTTTTGTGGTGGGCGTGGTCCTGATTCCTA ACAAAGAGAACAGGAAGCGGTCTAAGATGAAGAAGCCCGTCAGTTACTACAGGCCTCCGGCATTCAATCTGTGA